In a genomic window of Tamandua tetradactyla isolate mTamTet1 chromosome 17, mTamTet1.pri, whole genome shotgun sequence:
- the LBX2 gene encoding transcription factor LBX2 translates to MSSGPEPGTPRTPRTPFSIADILGPRVVPQAPLTPQRPEPGPGAASPLCALQELTSKTFRGLDGSPQPSEGRPAPGALGPGPAGRRRRKARTAFTAQQVLELERRFVFQKYLAPSERDGLAAQLGLANAQVVTWFQNRRAKLKRDVEEMRADVASLRALSPAVLRRLALPDGAPSPSPGPGPSDSGRNPSDEEIQVDD, encoded by the exons ATGAGCTCGGGCCCCGAGCCCGGGACCCCTCGGACGCCCCGGACACCTTTCAGCATCGCCGACATCCTAGGTCCGCGCGTGGTCCCTCAGGCACCCCTTACGCCGCAGCGTCCAGAGCCGGGCCCGGGCGCCGCATCTCCACTGTGCGCGCTGCAGGAGCTGACTAGTAAAACTTTCCGCGGACTCGACGGCTCCCCGCAGCCCTCTGAAG GCCGCCCCGCCCCGGGCGCGCTGGGCCCTGGCCCAGCCGGCCGCAGACGGCGCAAGGCACGCACGGCGTTCACCGCACAGCAGGTGCTGGAGCTGGAGCGGCGCTTCGTCTTCCAGAAGTACCTGGCGCCGTCTGAGCGCGACGGGCTGGCTGCGCAGCTGGGCCTGGCCAACGCGCAGGTGGTCACTTGGTTCCAGAACCGGCGCGCCAAGCTCAAGCGCGACGTGGAGGAGATGCGCGCCGACGTGGCCTCGCTGCGCGCGCTGTCCCCGGCAGTCCTGCGCCGCCTGGCGCTTCCAGACggcgcccccagccccagccccggccccggcccgTCTGACTCCGGGCGGAACCCGTCTGACGAGGAGATACAGGTGGACGATTGA
- the TLX2 gene encoding T-cell leukemia homeobox protein 2 has protein sequence MEPAVLAPHNLAHHEPISFGIDQILSGPEPPGGGLGLGRAGQGHGESAAFSGGFHGTSAYGPAGALAPLPGSSGVGPGGVIRVPAHRPLPVPPPAGGAPAVPGPSGLGGAGGLAGLTFPWMDSGRRFAKDRLTAALSPFSGTRRIGHPYQNRTPPKRKKPRTSFSRSQVLELERRFLRQKYLASAERAALAKALRMTDAQVKTWFQNRRTKWRRQTAEEREAERHRAGRLLLHLQQDALPRPLRPPLPPDPLCLHNSSLFALQNLQPWAEDNKVASVSGLASVV, from the exons ATGGAGCCGGCGGTGCTGGCCCCGCACAACCTCGCGCACCACGAGCCAATCAGCTTCGGCATCGATCAGATCTTGAGCGGCCCCGAACCTCCCGGGGGCGGCTTAGGCCTGGGTCGCGCAGGCCAGGGCCATGGGGAGAGTGCGGCATTCTCGGGTGGATTCCACGGAACCTCAGCCTACGGTCCCGCGGGCGCGCTAGCCCCGCTGCCAGGCAGCTCCGGCGTGGGTCCGGGCGGCGTGATCCGTGTTCCCGCGCACCGCCCGTTGCCTGTGCCACCGCCCGCGGGGGGCGCGCCTGCGGTGCCTGGGCCCTCGGGCTTGGGCGGCGCCGGGGGCCTAGCTGGGCttacctttccctggatggacaGCGGCCGTCGCTTCGCCAAGGACCGGCTCACGG CCGCGCTCTCGCCGTTCTCCGGGACGCGCCGCATAGGCCACCCCTACCAAAATCGGACGCCCCCGAAACGGAAGAAGCCGCGCACGTCCTTCTCGCGCTCGCAGGTGCTGGAGCTGGAGCGGCGCTTCCTGCGCCAGAAGTACCTGGCGTCCGCCGAGAGGGCGGCGCTGGCCAAGGCCCTGCGCATGACAGACGCCCAGGTCAAGACGTGGTTCCAGAACCGGCGTACCAAGTGGCG GCGCCAGACAGCGGAGGAGCGCGAGGCCGAGCGGCACCGCGCAGGCCGTCTGCTCCTGCACCTGCAGCAGGATGCGCTCCCGCGGCCGCTAAGGCCGCCGCTGCCCCCGGACCCACTCTGCCTGCACAACTCGTCGCTCTTCGCGCTGCAGAACCTGCAGCCCTGGGCCGAGGACAACAAGGTGGCCTCCGTGTCTGGGCTTGCCTCGGTGGTATGA
- the PCGF1 gene encoding polycomb group RING finger protein 1, producing MASPQGGQIAIAMRLRNQLQSVYKMDPLRNEEEVRVKIKDLNEHIVCCLCAGYFVDATTITECLHTFCKSCIVKYLQTSKYCPMCNIKIHETQPLLNLKLDRVMQDIVYKLVPGLQDSEEKRIREFYQSRGLDRVTQPSGEEPALSNLGLPFSSFDHSKAHYYRYDEQLSLCLERLSSGKDKNKSVLQNKYVRCSVRAEVRHLRRVLCHRLMLNPQHVQLLFDNEVLPDHMTMKQIWLSRWFGKPSPLLLQYSVKEKRR from the exons ATGGCGTCTCCTCAGGGGGGCCAGATTGCGATCGCGATGAGGCTTCGGAACCAGCTCCAGTCAGTGTACAAGATGGACCCGCTACGGAACGAG GAGGAGGTTCGAGTGAAGATCAAAGACCTGAATGAGCACATCGTCTGCTGCCTGTGCGCCGGCTACTTCGTGGATGCCACCACGATCACGGAGTGTCTTCACACCT TCTGCAAGAGTTGTATTGTGAAGTACCTCCAAACCAGCAAGTACTGCCCCATGTGCAACATCAAGATCCACGAGACACAGCCACTGCTCAACCTCAAACTGGACCGGGTCATGCAGGACATCGTGTACAAGCTAGTGCCTGGATTGCAAGACA GTGAGGAGAAACGGATTCGGGAATTCTACCAGTCCCGAGGCTTGGACCGGGTCACCCAGCCCAGCGGGGAAG AACCAGCCCTGAGCAACCTTGGCCTCCCCTTCAGCAGCTTCGATCACTCTAAGGCCCATTATTATCGCTATGATGAACAGCTGAGCCTGTGCCTGGAGCGGCTGAG TTCTGGCAAAGACAAGAATAAAAGCGTCTTGCAG AACAAATACGTCCGGTGTTCTGTTAGAGCTGAGGTTCGCCATCTCCGGAGGGTCCTGTGTCACCGCTTGATGCTAAATCCCCAGCAT GTGCAGCTCCTTTTTGACAATGAAGTTCTCCCTGACCACATGACAATGAAACAGATATGGCTCTCCCGCTGGTTCGGCAAG CCATCCCCTTTGCTCTTACAATACAGTGTAAAAGAGAAGAGGAGGTAG
- the DQX1 gene encoding ATP-dependent RNA helicase homolog DQX1 — protein MASQPFRLAEESDPSPGESELAVNPFDGLPFSSHYYKLLEQRRALPVWAARFVFLEQLENSPSGVVLVSGEPGTGKSTQIPQWCAEFALARRFQKGQVTVTQPYPLAALRLALRVADEMDLTLGHEIGYSIPQEDCTGPDTLLRFCWDRLLLQEMASARGTGAWSVLVLDEAQERSVASDLLQGLLRDAKLGTLPGDPRVVVVTDPALEPKLQAFWGNTPIVHVPRKPGGDPTPIFRDTVPADRVEAVCQAVLELCQEEAPGDILVYLPSEEEISLCCKSLSKEVGSLVPQGPPPQVLPFHPGYGQAIQAVYEDLDAGARKIVVTNWLADFSFSLPSIRHVIDSGLELRTVYNLQIRAESQVLRPISKCQAKARRLQARGFPPGSCLCLYPESFLELEAPPLPQPRLCEENLSPLVLLLKRRQIAEPGKCYFLDRPAPEALMQALEDLDYLAALDDDGNLSDLGVILSEFPLPPELAKALLASCEFGCVDEMLTLAAMLTAAPGFTHPPLCAKEAALRRALEHPDGDHSSLIQVYEAFIQCGEDESWCQARGLNWAALCHARKLRGELLELMQRIELPLSQPAFGSEQNRRDLQKALVSGFFLKVARDTDGTGNYLLLTHKHVAKLSPYCCYRSRRAPARPPLWVLYHTFSISKDNCLSIVSEIQPQTLVELAPPYFLSNLPPSESRDLLNQLRNEMTDSSAGSDSSSSQEFRDACILQ, from the exons ATGGCTTCTCAGCCCTTCAGGCTAGCAGAAGAGTCTGACCCAAGCCCGGGGGAGTCTGAATTGGCTGTGAACCCTTTTGATGGGCTCCCCTTCTCCTCCCACTACTACAAGCTGCTTGAGCAGCGGAGGGCCTTGCCTGTCTGGGCTGCTCGCTTTGTCTTCCTGGAGCAATTGGAAAATAGCCCCAGCGGAGTGGTGCTGGTGTCTGGGGAACCAGGCACTGGCAAGAGCACACAG ATCCCTCAGTGGTGTGCAGAGTTTGCATTGGCCAGGAGGTTCCAGAAGGGCCAAGTAACTGTCACTCAGCCCTACCCTCTAGCAGCCCTGAGACTGGCTCTGCGGGTTGCTGATGAGATGGACCTGACCCTGGGCCATGAGATTGGATACAGCATCCCCCAGGAGGACTGCACTGGGCCTGACACCCTGCTCAG GTTCTGCTGGGACAGGCTGCTCCTGCAGGAGATGGCCTCTGCTCGGGGCACTGGAGCCTGGAGTGTGCTGGTGCTGGATGAGGCCCAAGAGCGGTCAGTGGCCTCGGATTTACTCCAGGGACTGCTGCGAGATGCCAAGCTGGGAACCCTCCCAGGGGATCCCAGAGTGGTTGTGGTCACTGACCCAGCCCTTGAACCCAAGCTTCAAGCCTTCTGGGGCAATACCCCTATTGTGCATGTACCCAGAAAGCCTGGTGGGgaccccacccccatcttcaGGGACACTGTGCCTGCTGACCGGGTGGAGGCTGTCTGCCAGGCTGTGCTTGAGTTGTGTCAGGAGGAGGCTCCAGGTGACATCCTGGTTTACCTGCCCAGTGAGGAG GAAATTTCCCTGTGCTGTAAATCCTTGTCCAAGGAAGTGGGGTCCCTGGTTCCCCAAGGGCCACCCCCCCAGGTGCTGCCCTTTCACCCGGGCTATGGTCAAGCCATTCAGGCTGTGTATGAGGACCTAGACGCAGGGGCCCGAAAGATTGTGGTCACTAACTGGCTGGCTgacttctccttctccctcccttccatccGACACGTCATTGACTCAGGATTGGAGCTTCGAAct GTTTACAATCTTCAGATCCGAGCAGAATCCCAAGTATTGAGGCCAATCAGCAAGTGTCAGGCAAAGGCAAGACGACTGCAGGCAAGAGGGTTCCCGCCAG GATCCTGCCTCTGCCTATATCCTGAGTCCTTCCTAGAACTAGAGGCTCCCCCACTACCCCAACCCAGGCTGTGTGAGGAGAACCTGAGCCCCCTGGTATTACTACTAAAGCGGAGACAGATTGCAGAGCCTGGGAAGTGTTACTTCCTGGACCGACCTG CTCCTGAAGCACTGATGCAGGCCCTGGAAGACCTAGACTACCTGGCGGCCCTGGATGATGATGGGAACCTCTCAGACCTAGGAGTCATCCTTTCAGAGTTCCCCTTGCCTCCTGAGCTAGCCAAAGCCCTGCTGGCTTCATGCGAGTTTGGCTGTGTAGATGAGATGCTCACCCTCGCAGCCATGCTCACTG CTGCCCCTGGATTTACCCACCCTCCACTCTGTGCAAAAGAAGCTGCTCTGCGTCGGGCCCTGGAGCACCCGGATGGTGACCACAGCTCTCTGATCCAGGTGTATGAAGCTTTTATACAGT GTGGGGAGGATGAGTCTTGGTGCCAAGCTCGGGGTCTAAACTGGGCGGCATTGTGCCATGCCCGTAAACTTCGTGGAGAGCTCCTAGAACTCATGCAGCGAATTGAACTTCCATTGTCCCAACCAGCCTTTGGTTCTGAGCAGAATCGCAGAGACCTTCAGAAGGCACTGGTGTCAGGATTCTTCCTCAAG GTGGCCCGAGACACAGACGGGACTGGAAATTACCTGCTCCTAACCCATAAACATGTGGCTAAGCTCTCCCCATACTGCTGCTACAGAAGCCGCCGAGCCCCAGCCAGACCCCCACTGTGGGTGCTTTACCACactttctccatttccaaagaCAACTGCCTTTCCATTGTTTCTGAGATTCAACCACAAAC GCTGGTAGAGTTGGCCCCCCCATACTTCCTGAGCAATTTGCCCCCGAGTGAAAGTAGAGACCTTCTAAACCAGCTGAGGAATGAAATGACAGATTCTTCAGCTGGGAGTGACTCCTCCTCCAGCCAGGAGTTCCGCGATGCCTGTATCCTACAGTAA